The following are encoded together in the Peromyscus leucopus breed LL Stock chromosome 1, UCI_PerLeu_2.1, whole genome shotgun sequence genome:
- the LOC114702473 gene encoding cytochrome P450 2C26-like — protein MVLDVFLGLVLSCLLLLSLWRQSSQRRKLPPGPTPLPVIGNILQVDLKNISKSLRDLSKVYGPVFTLYLGRKPAVVLHGYEAVKEALIDHGEEFAGRGSFPVFERFKKGLGIAFSNGRNWKETRRFSLMTLRNFGMGKRSIEDRVQEEARCLVEELRKTNESF, from the exons ATGGTTCTAGATGTGTTTCTGGGGCTTGTTCTCTCATGTCTGCTTCTCCtttcactgtggaggcagagctCTCAGAGAAGAAAGCTTCCTCCTGGACCCACCCCTCTCCCAGTCATTGGAAATATTCTTCAGGTAGATCTTAAGAACATCAGCAAGTCACTGAGGGAT CTTTCAAAAGTCTATGGCCCTGTGTTCACATTGTACTTGGGCAGGAAGCCTGCTGTGGTATTACATGGGTATGAAGCAGTGAAGGAAGCTCTGATTGATCATGGGGAGGAGTTTGCTGGAAGAGGAAGCTTCCCAGTGTTTGAAAGATTTAAGAAAGGCCTTG GAATTGCTTTTAGCAATGGAAGGAACTGGAAAGAGACACGGCGCTTCTCACTCATGACTCTGAGGAACTTTGGGATGGGGAAAAGAAGCATTGAGGACCGTGTTCAAGAGGAAGCTCGCTGTCTTGTGGAGGAACTGAGGAAAACCAATG AATCGTTTTGA